In Salinibaculum sp. SYNS191, the genomic window CCGGGCAGAACGTCCGCGGGGCGTTTCCCGTCGTGAACCGTATGCTCGTGGTACGTGTCTGGGGTCGTGTCGGTGTCGTGGGTGTGGATTGTGGGTGTGTGCTCATTGTTTCCGTCCGGCCGCAGGATAGTCGTAAGGCGACGCTCAGTGAGTCAAAGCGAACGGCGTACAGCGCGTACCGCGAGCATCGTACTCCGTAGTGCACCCCCGAACATAATAAAAGTTAATGATGAAATCCACCGGCCGAGAAAGTGTCAAGTGTTCTGAAGCCGTCGGCCATGCATGGGACTCCTCCAGGACAGGACCGCGGCACGGCGGTGGTATCGGCTGGTCTCCCGGCTGTACGACCCGCTGGTCGGCGAGACGTTCTGGCCCGCGTCGCTCCAGCGCGCGGTGCTCTCGGAGTTCGGTCTCCGGTCGGACGCGCACGTCCTCGACGTCGGCTGCGGCACCGGCGCGACCAGTCGGCAACTTGGCGGGCGGGCCGGCACCGTCGACGCGCTCGACCACAGTCGCCCACAGCTCGCGCAGGCCCGGGAGGCCGCGGCCGACGTCCGGTACGTGCGAGGCGACGCAGCGCACCTGCCCTACGCGTCCGAAACCTTCGACGCCGTAGTCTCCGTCGGCGCAGTCATCTTCTTTCCCGACCCGGAGGCGGCGCTGGCGGAGGCCCGGCGCGTGACGCGGCCGGGTGGGCGGTTGCTCGTCGCCGGCTTCAATCGGACGCGAGTCCCGTCGTGGAACCCCATGGAGAACTGGGCGGCGCTGGCGAACGAGGCCCTGTTTCACACCGCCGACGAGCGAGAGGCGCGGGAGAACGCCCTCGCGGCCGGCTGGCACGGCGTCGAGACGCACGTGGCCGGTCCAGTGTGGCACCCACGGTTGGTGCGCGTCACCACCGCGGAGAAACGCGCCGACAGTCAGTCGTCCCCGACGACGAACGTCTCGGGGTAGTCGGTCAGGTTCTCGTAGCCGTCCTCGGTGACGACCACGATGTCCTCGATGCGGACGCCGCCGACCTCGGGGTCGTACAGCCCCGGTTCGATGGTGACGACGTGGCCCGGCCGGAGTTCGCCACCGCCGGGTCCGAGGCCCGGTAGTTCGTGCACGTCCAGCCCGACGCCGTGGCCGGTGCTGTGGATGAATCCCGTCTCGGTGCGCTCGTCGCTGCGCAGCGTCGGCTGGCCCGCGTCCTCGTAGACGTCGCACACGACGTCGTGGACCGTCTCACCCGTGACGCCCGGTTCGAGCGCGTCCAGCGCGGCCTCCTTCGCCTCCGCCGTCAGGTCGTACCACTCGCGAATCGTCTCGCTCGGCTCCCCGTGGCAGAACGTCCGCGTCATGTCCGCGTGGTACTTCGAGGCCTTGTCCCGCGGGAAGATGTCGACGATGATGGCCTCGCCGGCCGACAGCGGCCCGCTGCCGCGGTCGTGGGGGTCGGCCGCGTCCGCGCCGCAGGCGACGATGGTCTCGTCGAGCGCACAGCCGTGGCGCAACAGCGTGACCTCTATCTCCTCCTTGACGCGCTCGCTGGTCAGCACCTCGCCGTCGTGGCGGAGGTGGCCGTCGTCGTCGACCGTCGCGCCGTCGACGAGTTCCTCGGCGCGCGCCATGGCAGCCTCGTTGGCCCGCTGTGCGGCGCGGACGTGGTCCACCTCCTCGTCGGTCTTGGTGGCGCGGATGCCGGTGACCGTGCTGTCATCGTCAACCTCGACGGCGACGTCCTGCTCGCGGAGGCCGTCGGCGGTCTGCAGCGGGAACTTCGGCGGGACCGCCACCGACTGCACGCCGTGGCTGTCGAGAAACGCCGCGAGCACGCGGTCGGCCGCCTCGCGCTGGCCGTACTCCTCGACTTTCGCCTGGTGGTCGAAGTCGACGAAGCGCTCGACTGTCGCCGCGCGGCTCTCCTGGACCGCGCGGCCGTATTCGAGGCTGCGGACGAACAGCAGTCTGACGTCGCCGTCGTACAGCGTCACGAACGGGTCCGGGGCGTCGAACCCGGAGAGATAGAGCTGGTCGGAGTCGGTCGAGTCGGCGTGGACGAGGTAGCCGTCGACGCCTTGCTCGTCGAGTGCCGCGTCGAGTCCGGAGAGGTCGGGGTCCATACAGGCGCTCCGGGCGCCACCAGTAAATATCTCGTCGTCGCGCGCCGGAAATAGACAGGTTTTCCCCTCGCCTGCCGTACCTTCTGGTATGGACCAGCAGCGGACACGACGGCAGTACCTGCTCGGCGTCGGGAGTCTGGGCATCGCCGCGCTGGCTGGCTGTTCCGGCGGGAGCGCCGCAACCCCCTCCGGGACGCCCCGGCCGACGCTGACAGCGGACGCATCTTTCGACGGCTGGCTCGCCACGACGACCAACTTCGACGGGTCAGTCGTCGACGCCCGCGACCAGGCGGAGACGACGGTCACAGTCGGGGCGCTGGGCAACGGTGGTTCCCGCGCCTACGCGCCGGCCGCAATCGCCGTCGACCCGGGAACGACAGTCGTCTGGGAGTGGACCGGCAACGGCGGCGCACACGACGTCGTCAGTCCCGGCGGTGCCTTCCGGAGCGAAATCTACTACGAGGCCGGGCCCCACTTCGAGCACACCTTCGAGTCCGAGGGCGTCTACGAGTACTACTGCACCCCCCACCAGCGCGTCGGGATGAAGGGCGTCGTCGCCGTCGGCTCCATCGAGTAGCGGGCCGCTCGGACCCAAACATCCAATACTTCACAATCGGTAGTAACGACCATGAGAGAGCCCTCTACGGACGCAGAGGAGTCGGACCCGCCCATCCCCGGTGAGTACGACGGGGGCCACCCGGCGACGGAACTGTTCTCGCTGCTCGGGCGCTCGCACGCGATGGCGATTCTGTTCTACGTCGTCCGGCAGGAGCAACGGCCCTGGCGCTTCTCGGAACTGGAGCGGACGCTCGGCATCTCGCCGAACACGCTGTCGAACCGGCTGGCGGAACTGGTCGACGCCGGCCTGCTGGAGCGGCGTTCCTACGACGAGATTCCGCCGCGGGTCGAGTACGAGGCCACCCAGCGCGCGCTGGACCTGGCCAGCGTCTTCGAGGAACTTCGCAACTGGGCGGAGACGCACGGTCTGGAGACGGGAATGGACGCAGACGGGGAGTGAACCGGGACCGCTCCGCGACCCCCGACTTCGGGGGTCAGTAGTTACTACGGGGCGACACTGTCGAAGGTATATCACTTCAGAATCCGTAAGAGGGGGACATGAACGGCGAGAACGCCATCGAGGCGGAAGGCGTCGCGTTGACCTACTCCGACGGCACGGAGGCAGTCCGTGGCGTCGACCTGACCGTCCCGCGTGGCGAGTTCTTCGGCTTTCTCGGTCCCAACGGAGCCGGCAAGACGACGACTATCAAGATTCTGGCGACGCTGCTGAAACCGACCGGCGGCCGGGTGACAGTCAACGGGTTCGACGTCGAGCGCGAGGCCCGGAACGTCCGCGGGTCCATCGGTTACATGCCACAGGAGACGAGCATCGACCCCGAACTGACCGCTCGCGAGAACCTCGCCTTCGCCTGCGAGTCCTACGGCGTCCCCCGGGGCGAGCGCGGCGAGCGCATCGACGAACTGCTGGACCTGGTGGACCTCGCGGACGTGGCCGACAAGCGGGCCGACGACTTCTCCGGCGGGATGCGCAAGCGCCTGGACGCGGCAACGTCGCTGGTCCACCGGCCGCCGCTGGTGTTCCTGGACGAGCCGACGACCGGGCTGGACCCGAAGGCGCGCAACCGCCTGTGGGAGTACTTCCGGCGCATCAACGACCAGGGGACGACCATCTTCCTGACCACGCAGTACCTGGAGGAGGCCGACCAGCTCTGTGACCGCATCGGCGTCATCAATAGCGGGGAAATCGTCGCCGAGGGGTCGCCGACGGAACTCAAGCGGCGCGTCGGCGGCGAGATTCTCGACATCGAACTCGCCGACGGGCAGGAGGCCAACGAGCGCGCTGCGCGGGTCGCACACGAGTCGGCCATCTTCGAGAGCGGCGTCAGCATCGAAGTGACCGACGACGGCATCAGCGTCACCTCGGAACGCGCCCGCTCGCACGGCACGGACCTGCTCGTCGCGCTGCGCGACGCCGGGCTGACGGTGACCGGCTTCAACGTCCGCGCGCCGACGCTCGACGACGTGTTCCTCGCCATCACCGGCGAGCACGTCGACGAGTCCGTCGAGGACGACGGCGCGGAGACGGAGCCGACGGAGCCGACGGAGGTGGCCCAGTGAGTACACCCTCGCAAGACGGGAGCGCCGCCAGCGAGGCGGCGAGCACCTCCGTCGGCGAGACGAACAACACGTTCGTCGGCGACTTCTGGGTGAACTTCAAGCGCTGGAATCTCAAGGCCGTCCGCAACCCGTTCGTCCTGGTCGTCTCGCTCGTCCAGCCCATCATCTTCCTCGTCCTCTTTACGCAGGTGTTCGGCGGCGTCGCCACCGGGGCCATCAACCGCGGCGGCGCGAGTCTCACCTACGAGACCTACCTCGTGCCCGCCATCGCGATGCAGGTGGCGCTGGCCGCGGCCGCAACATCGGGTGTCGGCCTCGTCAACGACATCGAACAGGGGATGTTCGAGAAGGTGCTGGTGAGCCCGATGAGCCGCGTCGGTGTCTTCGCCGGCAAGAGCGGCGCGGAACTGCTGCGCATCGGTATCCAGATTGCCATCATCCTCGGCCTCGGCGTCGTCCTCGGGGCGACCATCGAGACCGGTATCGTCGGCGCGCTGGGCATCGTAGCCGTCGGTATCCTCTTTGCCATCTGGTTCATGTCCTTCTCGAACATCGTCGCCGTCATCACGCGCGACCAGGAGTCGACCATCATCGGCGCGAACCTGCTGCAGTTCCCGCTTCTGTTCGTCTCGACTGCCTTCCTCCCGCTGGAGGCGCTGCCGGAGTGGATTCAGACCGTCGCGACGTTCAACCCCGTCACGTACGGCGTCGACGCCGCGCGGGCCATCATCCTGAATCAGGACGTGATGACGGTGCTGGAGGTGACCGGCTTCGGCGGCATCTGGAACACGCTGGTCCCCGCACTGGCAATCCTGCTCGTCCTGGATATCCTCTTCGGCACGCTGGCCGTCATCATGCTCCGGCGGGCGACCAGCGCGGACGTCCAGTAGCGCGGACAGACTCTCCGCGTCCGATACTGTGATACGGGCGGGCCGTGAGCAGAGACCATGGACGCGGACATCTCTCAGTCGACAGTTCGGGGGCGGACACAGGCCCCGCCCTCGAAGAGCTACACCCACCGCGCGATTCTCGCCGCGGGGTACGCCGACGGCGCGACCATCAACGACCCCCTGATGAGCGCCGACACCGGGGCGACGATGCGCGCCGTCGAGGCCTTCGGCGGGACAGTCTCCTACGACCAGGCGGCGCAGACGCTGGCCGTCGAGGGCTTCGACGGAGACCCCGAAGTCCCGGACGACGTCATCGACTGCGCCAACAGCGGGACGACGATGCGGCTGGTCACGGCCGCGGCGGGTCTCGCGGACGGGCTGACAGTCCTGACCGGCGACGACTCGCTGCGGTCCCGCCCGCAGGGGCCGCTCCTGCAGTCCATCGACCAGCTGGCCGGCCGCGCCGAGTCGACCCGCGGGAACGGCCAGGCCCCGCTGGTAATCGGCGGCCCAATCACCGGCGGTACGACGGCCATCCCCGGCGATGTCTCCTCGCAGTTCATCACCGCCCTGCTGATGGCCGGGGCGACCACTGACGCCGGCATCGACCTCGCGCTCCAGACCGAACTCAAATCCGCCCCCTACGTCGACATCACGCTGGAGGTGATGGACGCGTTCGGCGTCACCGCCCGCCGAACCAAGCGCGGCTTCTCGGTGGCCGGGTTCCAGTCCTACAGTCCCTCCGGCGGGGAGTACGACGTGCCCGGCGACTTCTCCTCGATGTCCTACCTCCTCGCGGCGGGCGCACTGGCGGGCGACGATGCTGTGACCGTCGCCGGCGCTCGCCCGAGCGCGCAGGGCGACCAGGCCATCGTCGACATCCTGGAGGAGATGGGCGCGGCAATCGACTGGGACCGCGACGCTGGCGAGATAACGGTCGAACAGAGCGCCCTCGACGGCATCGAGGTGAGCGTCGAGGACACCCCGGACCTCCTGCCGACCATCGCGGTGCTCGGCGCGGCCGCCGACGGGACGACCCGCATCACGAACGCCGAGCACGTCCGCTACAAGGAGACCGACCGCGTGAGCGCGATGGCCGAGGCGCTGACGAAGATGGGCGCGAGCGTCGAGGAGGAACAGGAGACGCTGACCGTCCACGGCGGCGACTCGACGCTGTCCGGCGCGACGGTCGACGGCCGCGACGACCACCGCATCATCATGTCACTGGCGGTGGCCGGGCTGGTCGCCGACGGGACGACGACGATTCGCGGGGCCGAGCACGTCGACGTGTCCTTCCCGGACTTCTTCGACGTGCTGGCCGGGCTCGGCGCGGACGTGGGCCGGCCGTAGGCGGCGAATCCTTTTCAACGAGTACGTACAACGTACATACACCAGCGATGGGAACGAAACGAGTGAACTTCCGGCTCCCTGACGAACTTGTCGAGAAAGCCGATATCGCGGCAGAGGTAACCCACAGGGACCGGACTGACATCGTGACCGAGGCGCTCAGGGAGTACCTTGCGGACATCGAGGGCGACGAGGCGTTCCGCGAGCACGTGGTCGAACTGTACCTCGACGGCGAAATCGGATTCGACGCGCTCAAAGCCGTCATCGGGCGACAGGATGCCGAGGCGGCCAGAGCATCGAAGTCCCTGCTCGAACGGGGCGAAGACGTCGCGGACGACATCGCAGAGTTGTAGATGATTGTCGCGGACACGAGCGCGCTCATCTCCCTGGCGACGGGAGGGATACTGGAGACGACGCTCGACGAGTTCGACGTCCACACGACTGTGACCGTCGTCGCGGAACTCCGGGAGACAGCCGAGTACGATGACCGGCACGCCGAAGCGGCGACAACCGTCATCGACCAGGAGACCTTGAGCACCCACGATGTCGATGAAGCGATAGAGTCCTCACGCATCGACGCCGGGGAAGGAAGCTGTGCCATCCTCGCCACCGAACTGGGGGCGGACTTCCTCCTGACTGACGACCTGCGGGCACTCCCGGAACTGGAGTCGGCGACCGGCGCGCGAGTCGCGATTTCACCGTTTCTGCTGCGAGCCCTGGTCACGCGGGGAGTTCTCGACAGAGAGGAGGCGCTGGCACGTCTGAATGCGATTGGCGCGGACCGCGACTGGCTGGAATCGCCCATCTATCGACGTGCCCGTCGATTGTTCGAGGAGTGAGCACTGGTATCTCAACATCTAAATGCCAGCGCTTCACACCCAATAGCAATGAACGGCAACCGCTTCGGCAGGCTCTTTCAGGTGACCACGTACGGGGAGTCCCACGGGAAAGCCATGGGCTGTACCGTCTCCGGGGTCCCCGCCGGCGTCGAACTCGACGAGGATGCGATTCAGGCGGAACTCGACCGGCGCAAGCCGGGCCAGTCGATGATAACCACCTCGCGCGGGGAACCCGACAAGGTGTCCATCAAGTCCGGGCTGCAGGACGGCTACACGACCGGGACGCCCATCGGCATGGTCATCCAGAACAAGGACGCCCGGTCGGGCAAGTACGAACCCTTCGTGACGGCACCGCGACCGTCTCACGGCGACTACACGTACTCGGCGAAGTTCGGCACGCGCAACTGGGGCGGGGGCGGCCGCTCGTCGGCCCGCGAGACGGTCAACTGGGTCGCGGCGGGCGCAATCGCAAAGGAAGTCCTCGACCAGTCCGACTACGACGTGCAGGTCAAGGCACACGTCAACCAGGTGGGCGACATCGAGGCTCCCGAAGTCACCTTCGAGGAGATGCTCGAACACACCGAGGACAACGAGGTCCGGTGTGCCCACCCCGAGACGGCCGAGGAGATGCGCGAGGCCATCGACCAGTACCAGCAGGAGGGCGACTCCATCGGCGGCTCCGTCTACTTCGAGTGTCGCGGCGTTCCGCGCGGACTCGGTGCGCCGCGGTTCGACTCGTTCCCCGCCCGCCTCGGGCAGGCCATCTTCTCGATTCCGGCGACGACGGCCTTCCAGTTCGGAAAGGGCCGAGACGCCCGGACGATGCGCGGCAAGGAGCGCAACGAGGACTGGGAGTTCGACGACGGCGAATCCCACCCAGAGACGGTCAGCGAGGAGGGCGACCCCGTGCCCGAGGGCAACGACCACGGCGGGCTCCAGGGCGGCATCACGACCGGCGAGCCCATCTACGGCGAGGCGACCTGGCACGCGCCGACGTCCATCCCCAAATCCCAGGAGACGGTCGACTGGGAGACTGGCGAGCGCAAGGAGATACAGGTCGTCGGCCGGCACGATCCCGTGCTGATGCCCCGCGCGGTCCCGGTCGTCGAAGCGATGCTGCGCCTGACGATTCTGGACTTCATGCTGCTCGGGGGGCGCATCAACCCCGACCGGCTGGACGACCGACCCGGCGAGTACGACACCGACTACCACCCGCAGAGCCCCGTCAACGACCCCGAGGACGCGGCGACGAGCGCCGAGACGCTGGACGAGGAATAGATGTTCGGGCCGTTCACCGCGACGACGACGCTGCTCGCACGGGAGAACTACGCCGAGTTCGCACCGTTCCAGCCAGACATCCCGGGGAGCCTCCTCGAAGCGCGCTACACGAACGGTGCGTCCGCGTTCGCGGACGTCGCCGGCGCTCGCGTTCACTACCGCGACCAGGGTCCCGAGGACGCGCCGACGCTGCTTGCACTGCACGGCGTCTACTCGTCGCTCCACACCTGGGACGGCTGGCAAAGGGCGCTGGGCGACGACGTGCGGCTGGTGCGCCTCGACCTGCCCGGGTTCGGACTGACGGGGCCGAACGAGCAACGCGAGTACAGCCTCTCGCACTACGTGGAGACGCTCGAGGAGTTCTGCGAGGCACTCGGTCTGGAGGACGTCGCCGTCGCCGGGAACTCGCTGGGTGGTGCCATCGGCTGGCGCTTCGCCGCGACCTATCCCGAGCGGGTCGAGAAACTGTTGTTGCTCGACGCGGGCCGCCAGAACGTCGTTCCACGGGCTGCGCGGCTGTTCTCCCAGCCGGGGTGGGAGATGGTCCCGCGCTACGTGACGCCGCGGTCCTCGGTCAGGAGCATCCTCCGGGACGCCTACGGCGACCCGTCGAAGCTCACCTCCGACGTGGTGCGGCGCTATCACGACCTCGTCCTGCGGACGGGGAACCGCCGGGCCGTCCTCCAGCTGGTCGAGGCCGCACGTCCGGCCCCGATGGAGCCGATGGCCGTCGAGTGCCCGACGCTGGTCCAGTGGGGCGAGGAGGACGACTGGCTGCCGCCGGCACTCGGCGAGCGGTTCGTCCACGAGATTCCCGACGCGACGATGGAGACCTACCCCGGCGTCGGCCACGTCCCGATGGAGGAGGCACCCGCAGAGACTGCCGCGGACGCTGCTGCCTTCCTGGGAATCGAGTAGCTGCGCCGAGGCCAGCGACGACGCCGTCTCCCCTCTGTGGCTGTTCGGCTCGACCTCTCCTGAGTGGGTCGGCAGAGAACCCGAACAACAAGCGCCAAGACGGTGCCGGCCCGACGAGCGGGTATGGCAACGGTCGCAGTGCTCGCAGACCCGCCGGTCGAGGGGTTCGTGCTGTCGGGTCTCCCCGGGACGACGCCGCTGACGGCAGCGGAAGCGACAGAGCTGTACAGCGCGATGCTCACCGACGTCTGCCGCGCGATTCAGGACAGCGGTGCCGACCTCCTGGTGAACTACCGCGACTCCGAGCAGGTGCCCGGCGACGTCGACTCCGAACAACGGCTCCGAGATGTGCTGAGCGGGGACCTCGAACAGCCGAGCGACGTCCGGTACGAGGTCCAGGTCGGCGAGACCTTCGCCGGCCGGGCCGGCAACACCGCGACACACCTCCTGAACACCGAGGCGGAGCGGACGGTGGCGCTCGTGGAGCCGACCGGCCCGTTCCTCGGGCGGGAGGAGATCGGCTCGGCGGCGATGAAGCTCCGCAACAGCGACGTGGTGCTCGGGCCGGGGACCGGCGGGCGGGTCTACTTCGCCGGCTTCGCCGAACCGGTCGATTTCGACGACGCGTACGCCGCGCCGGCAATCGAGACGCTGACCGACCGGGCGCGGGACGCCGATCTCGACGTCGACTTCCTGCCACAGACGCCGGTCGTCGAGAGTGGGGCGGACCTCGCCGACCTGGTGACGCAGGTCCGGGCGCGCCTCCGTGCGGGCCGGAAGGTCCCGGTAGAGACGGCGACGGTCATCGACAGCCTCGGACTGTACGCGGAGTCGACCGACGACGGACTGACAGTCGCGCGGACATCCGACAGTTCTTAGGGACCTGACGTGGAAGTTTGGGCCGCGGTGGGGTGGCAGAGCGGCCTAATGCGCCTGCCTTGAGAGCAGGTGTCCGAGAGGACTCATGGGTTCAAATCCCATCCCCACCGTGAGTGCGCGGCGCACGAGCGCGCCGCGCCGAACCCTACGCTGGGATTTGAATCACGGCAGACCGAACGGAGTGAGGTCTGGCATCGGGTTCAAATCCCATCCCTACCGCTTTTGCTCCGAGAACTCGCCCGGTGAGCAACGCGTCTCCGCCGGGATGTGACGGAGACCAGTCGCGCACGAGTGGTGCGCTACCAGATGACAAGATTCGGCGCTCTAGCGACGCTGATAACTAAAATCGGGATTTGAGTGTTCGTTCGTTTCTTTATATCCCCTACCGTAGCAAGTGATGCCGACACGACGACTGTCGGTGTGAGCCCCATGACACGCAGCGACTCCGACGAACGCGACATCGCCGACAGCATCCGGGCACAGCGTGCGCGGAAACGGCGACGTCCCGACGAGCCCTCCGAATAGCCCCTCCATCCGCTGACTGACGGCCTCTCCATCCGCTTCCGCTGACTGACGGCCCCTCCAGGCTGTTCCCCACCCCGACGCTTTTCGACGCCTCGCGCGACCCGGCGGAGCGAAAACAGTAATCGGTCGAGTCCCGAACGGGTAGCTATGGCTCGGCTCTCAAGACGGCAGTTTCTCGACAGCGGCGCGGGCGCCGTCGCGGTCGGACTCGCGGGCTGTGCCGGCGCATCGAGCGAAGCAGCCGACACCGCGACGGAGACGACGGTCCGGGAGACCGAGACACGGACATCGACGCCCACCGCGGAGCCAGTCCACGCCGGGTACGAGGCGACAGAAGTGGAGGTGCAGACGCCGGGCGGGCGCGTTCTCGGGTCCATCACGGCGGCAATCGCGGACACCGGACAGCTCCGTTACACCGGACTGAGCGACACGGCTGCGCTGCCGGAGGACCGCGGCATGCTGTTCGTCTACTCGGCGGTGGCCGACCGGACGTTCGTCATGCGGGAGATGGACTTCGGCATCGACATCGTCTACGCCGACGCCGAGGGCGTCATCACGCGCATCCACCACGCGCCCGCACCCGGACCGAACGAGGACGGCGACGACCAGCACTATCCCGGCCGCGGCCAGTACGTGCTGGAGGTCAACGAGCACTGGACGACCGAGCGCGGCATCGAGGCGGGCGACGTGCTCGCGTTCAGCCTCCCGGAGTGACCCGCCGGGCCGGCCGCGTCAGTCGTCGAACACGCCCTCGCCAGCCGGCTCGACCAGCGTCGACAGGTTCCCGCGCTGTGTCATCGCGGCGTGAATCCAGCGCTCCTCCTGCCCGGAGTGCCGTTCCACGATGCGGACGAACTTCGCTGCCGAGATGGCACCGTCGCGGGCGTTCATCGTCCGGAACACGTCGACGAACGTGTGCTCGCCGTCGCTGCCGGCGCGGATGCGCGCGTCGACGGCGTACAGCAGTCTCGCGCCCCGGTGGTAGTCGGCTCTCGTCGCCGCGACGGCGGAGGCGTTCGAGAGCTGGACGTCCGGAAAGGTGGGGTTGGTCGCGAACTCCGTCCGGATGTCCGCCTCCGTGACCGGGTCGTACTGCTCTTCGAGGACGCGGTAGGTCAGGTACTTCGCGGCCGCCTCGTCGAACCACCGCATCTCGGGGGCGAGCGTGACGTTCTCTCGCCCGTGGATGTACTCGTGAATCCAGACGCTGTCGACCTCCCCGTCCCAGAACGCGTGCTGGGTCACGTACCCCGAGCGGTCGCTGTGCATCAGACCCCGCGACGGGAGCGTCCGCGGTGCGGCGAGTATCGTAATCGGTCGGTCCAGGGCCGGA contains:
- the aroA gene encoding 3-phosphoshikimate 1-carboxyvinyltransferase; amino-acid sequence: MDADISQSTVRGRTQAPPSKSYTHRAILAAGYADGATINDPLMSADTGATMRAVEAFGGTVSYDQAAQTLAVEGFDGDPEVPDDVIDCANSGTTMRLVTAAAGLADGLTVLTGDDSLRSRPQGPLLQSIDQLAGRAESTRGNGQAPLVIGGPITGGTTAIPGDVSSQFITALLMAGATTDAGIDLALQTELKSAPYVDITLEVMDAFGVTARRTKRGFSVAGFQSYSPSGGEYDVPGDFSSMSYLLAAGALAGDDAVTVAGARPSAQGDQAIVDILEEMGAAIDWDRDAGEITVEQSALDGIEVSVEDTPDLLPTIAVLGAAADGTTRITNAEHVRYKETDRVSAMAEALTKMGASVEEEQETLTVHGGDSTLSGATVDGRDDHRIIMSLAVAGLVADGTTTIRGAEHVDVSFPDFFDVLAGLGADVGRP
- a CDS encoding M24 family metallopeptidase, with the protein product MDPDLSGLDAALDEQGVDGYLVHADSTDSDQLYLSGFDAPDPFVTLYDGDVRLLFVRSLEYGRAVQESRAATVERFVDFDHQAKVEEYGQREAADRVLAAFLDSHGVQSVAVPPKFPLQTADGLREQDVAVEVDDDSTVTGIRATKTDEEVDHVRAAQRANEAAMARAEELVDGATVDDDGHLRHDGEVLTSERVKEEIEVTLLRHGCALDETIVACGADAADPHDRGSGPLSAGEAIIVDIFPRDKASKYHADMTRTFCHGEPSETIREWYDLTAEAKEAALDALEPGVTGETVHDVVCDVYEDAGQPTLRSDERTETGFIHSTGHGVGLDVHELPGLGPGGGELRPGHVVTIEPGLYDPEVGGVRIEDIVVVTEDGYENLTDYPETFVVGDD
- a CDS encoding ATP-binding cassette domain-containing protein, with product MNGENAIEAEGVALTYSDGTEAVRGVDLTVPRGEFFGFLGPNGAGKTTTIKILATLLKPTGGRVTVNGFDVEREARNVRGSIGYMPQETSIDPELTARENLAFACESYGVPRGERGERIDELLDLVDLADVADKRADDFSGGMRKRLDAATSLVHRPPLVFLDEPTTGLDPKARNRLWEYFRRINDQGTTIFLTTQYLEEADQLCDRIGVINSGEIVAEGSPTELKRRVGGEILDIELADGQEANERAARVAHESAIFESGVSIEVTDDGISVTSERARSHGTDLLVALRDAGLTVTGFNVRAPTLDDVFLAITGEHVDESVEDDGAETEPTEPTEVAQ
- the aroC gene encoding chorismate synthase, with protein sequence MNGNRFGRLFQVTTYGESHGKAMGCTVSGVPAGVELDEDAIQAELDRRKPGQSMITTSRGEPDKVSIKSGLQDGYTTGTPIGMVIQNKDARSGKYEPFVTAPRPSHGDYTYSAKFGTRNWGGGGRSSARETVNWVAAGAIAKEVLDQSDYDVQVKAHVNQVGDIEAPEVTFEEMLEHTEDNEVRCAHPETAEEMREAIDQYQQEGDSIGGSVYFECRGVPRGLGAPRFDSFPARLGQAIFSIPATTAFQFGKGRDARTMRGKERNEDWEFDDGESHPETVSEEGDPVPEGNDHGGLQGGITTGEPIYGEATWHAPTSIPKSQETVDWETGERKEIQVVGRHDPVLMPRAVPVVEAMLRLTILDFMLLGGRINPDRLDDRPGEYDTDYHPQSPVNDPEDAATSAETLDEE
- a CDS encoding halocyanin domain-containing protein, translated to MDQQRTRRQYLLGVGSLGIAALAGCSGGSAATPSGTPRPTLTADASFDGWLATTTNFDGSVVDARDQAETTVTVGALGNGGSRAYAPAAIAVDPGTTVVWEWTGNGGAHDVVSPGGAFRSEIYYEAGPHFEHTFESEGVYEYYCTPHQRVGMKGVVAVGSIE
- a CDS encoding ABC transporter permease, producing MSTPSQDGSAASEAASTSVGETNNTFVGDFWVNFKRWNLKAVRNPFVLVVSLVQPIIFLVLFTQVFGGVATGAINRGGASLTYETYLVPAIAMQVALAAAATSGVGLVNDIEQGMFEKVLVSPMSRVGVFAGKSGAELLRIGIQIAIILGLGVVLGATIETGIVGALGIVAVGILFAIWFMSFSNIVAVITRDQESTIIGANLLQFPLLFVSTAFLPLEALPEWIQTVATFNPVTYGVDAARAIILNQDVMTVLEVTGFGGIWNTLVPALAILLVLDILFGTLAVIMLRRATSADVQ
- a CDS encoding DUF192 domain-containing protein; the encoded protein is MARLSRRQFLDSGAGAVAVGLAGCAGASSEAADTATETTVRETETRTSTPTAEPVHAGYEATEVEVQTPGGRVLGSITAAIADTGQLRYTGLSDTAALPEDRGMLFVYSAVADRTFVMREMDFGIDIVYADAEGVITRIHHAPAPGPNEDGDDQHYPGRGQYVLEVNEHWTTERGIEAGDVLAFSLPE
- a CDS encoding winged helix-turn-helix transcriptional regulator; its protein translation is MREPSTDAEESDPPIPGEYDGGHPATELFSLLGRSHAMAILFYVVRQEQRPWRFSELERTLGISPNTLSNRLAELVDAGLLERRSYDEIPPRVEYEATQRALDLASVFEELRNWAETHGLETGMDADGE
- a CDS encoding class I SAM-dependent methyltransferase, with translation MGLLQDRTAARRWYRLVSRLYDPLVGETFWPASLQRAVLSEFGLRSDAHVLDVGCGTGATSRQLGGRAGTVDALDHSRPQLAQAREAAADVRYVRGDAAHLPYASETFDAVVSVGAVIFFPDPEAALAEARRVTRPGGRLLVAGFNRTRVPSWNPMENWAALANEALFHTADEREARENALAAGWHGVETHVAGPVWHPRLVRVTTAEKRADSQSSPTTNVSG
- a CDS encoding ribbon-helix-helix protein, CopG family, yielding MGTKRVNFRLPDELVEKADIAAEVTHRDRTDIVTEALREYLADIEGDEAFREHVVELYLDGEIGFDALKAVIGRQDAEAARASKSLLERGEDVADDIAEL
- a CDS encoding alpha/beta fold hydrolase, encoding MFGPFTATTTLLARENYAEFAPFQPDIPGSLLEARYTNGASAFADVAGARVHYRDQGPEDAPTLLALHGVYSSLHTWDGWQRALGDDVRLVRLDLPGFGLTGPNEQREYSLSHYVETLEEFCEALGLEDVAVAGNSLGGAIGWRFAATYPERVEKLLLLDAGRQNVVPRAARLFSQPGWEMVPRYVTPRSSVRSILRDAYGDPSKLTSDVVRRYHDLVLRTGNRRAVLQLVEAARPAPMEPMAVECPTLVQWGEEDDWLPPALGERFVHEIPDATMETYPGVGHVPMEEAPAETAADAAAFLGIE